The bacterium genome window below encodes:
- a CDS encoding carboxylate-amine ligase — protein sequence MSLPPLTLGIEEEYQIIDPESRELKSYIQELMEQGRVVLHDQIKKEFLQSQVEVGSRICQNIQAVRPDGVRLRSSICELAAKNGLRVAAASTHPFSSWATQEISIGARYTKLRTDMAELARRMLIFGMHVHVGIEDKELLIDVQNQARYFLPHLLALTTSSPFWQGRDTGLKSYRTVIFESLPRTGLPPNLKSWADYNGFIDTLVATGCIDEPTKIWWDVRPHSKFPTIEFRVCDICTRIDEAVCIAALVQAIVAKVIKLRLDNQSWRIYRHHLITENKWRAVRYGIDGRLIDFGKRQEAPMKQLALEMLDFVDDVVDELGSRSEVEYLHTILAGGTSADRQLKVFRETGDLKAVVDRLVEETREGCVE from the coding sequence ATGTCGCTGCCACCGTTGACTCTCGGCATCGAGGAAGAGTACCAGATCATCGATCCCGAAAGCCGGGAGCTGAAGTCCTACATCCAGGAGCTCATGGAGCAAGGCCGGGTCGTCCTGCATGACCAGATCAAGAAGGAGTTCCTCCAGTCTCAGGTCGAGGTCGGCAGTCGCATCTGCCAGAACATCCAAGCGGTCAGGCCGGACGGGGTTCGCCTGCGCAGCTCGATCTGCGAGCTGGCGGCCAAGAACGGCCTGCGGGTGGCGGCCGCGAGCACCCATCCGTTCTCGTCCTGGGCCACCCAGGAGATCTCGATCGGCGCGCGCTACACGAAGTTGCGCACCGATATGGCCGAGCTCGCCCGCCGGATGCTGATCTTCGGCATGCACGTCCACGTCGGCATCGAGGACAAGGAGCTGTTGATCGACGTCCAGAACCAGGCGCGCTACTTCCTACCGCACCTGCTCGCCTTGACCACCAGCTCGCCCTTCTGGCAAGGCCGCGACACCGGGCTCAAGTCCTACCGCACGGTGATCTTCGAAAGCCTGCCGCGCACCGGCCTGCCGCCGAATCTCAAGTCGTGGGCGGACTACAACGGTTTCATTGACACGCTTGTTGCGACCGGCTGCATCGACGAGCCGACCAAGATCTGGTGGGACGTCCGGCCACACTCGAAGTTCCCGACCATCGAGTTCCGGGTCTGTGACATCTGCACCAGGATCGACGAAGCCGTGTGTATCGCGGCCCTGGTGCAAGCGATCGTCGCCAAGGTGATCAAGCTGCGGCTCGACAATCAGTCGTGGCGTATCTACCGGCACCACCTGATCACCGAGAACAAGTGGCGCGCCGTGCGCTACGGCATCGACGGTCGATTGATCGACTTCGGCAAGCGGCAAGAGGCGCCGATGAAACAGCTCGCGCTCGAGATGCTCGACTTCGTCGACGACGTCGTCGACGAGCTCGGCAGCCGCTCCGAGGTCGAATACCTGCACACCATCCTCGCCGGCGGCACCAGCGCCGACCGTCAGCTCAAGGTCTTTCGCGAGACCGGCGATCTCAAGGCGGTGGTCGATCGGTTGGTGGAGGAGACGAGGGAGGGCTGTGTCGAGTAG